The DNA sequence ATCGTCCTCCATCAACGGCATGGTGTTCGTGCGCGGCCATGCGGAGGACTTCAACCACTGGGCGGACCAAGGTGCTTCCGGCTGGTCGTTTGCCGATGTGCTGCCCTATTTCAAACGCATGGAAACCTCGCATCAGGGCGGTGGTATCGGCGGCGAAGAAGGCTGGCGCGGCACCGACGGGCCGCTGCATGTGCAACGCGGACCGGCGGTCAATCCGCTTTTTCAGGCGTTCATCGATGCAGGCGAACAGGCAGGTTACGGGGTGACGCAGGATTACAATGGATCGCGTCAGGAAGGCTTTGGCCTGATGGAGCAGACCATCCACAAGGGCCAGCGCTGGTCGACGGCGGAAGCCTATCTGAAGCCGGCGCTGAAGCGGAAAAACGTGAGTCTTGTCAGAGGTCTGGCGCAGCGCGTTGTCATAGAGAATCATCGCGCTACCGGCGTGGAAGTCGAGATTCACGGAAAGATTCAAGTTGTTAAAGCACGGCGTGAGGTGGTGATTGCCGCGTCAAGCTTCAACTCGCCCAAGCTCTTGATGCTGTCGGGTATCGGTCCGGGCGCACATCTGGCTGAGCATGGCATCGAGGTGATTGCAGACCGGCCCGGCGTCGGCGCCAACCTGCAGGATCATCTCGAGGTCTATATCCAGCAGGAATGCATCCAGCCGATCACGCTCTACTCGAAACTCAATCTGATTTCGAAAGCGATCATCGGCGCGCAGTGGCTGTTTCTCAGACGCGGGCTCGGCACCTCGAACCAGTTCGAGGCAGCCGCCTTTGTGCGCTCGGCGGCAGGTGTGCCCTACCCTGATATCCAGTTCCATTTCCTGCCCGGCGCCATCCGCTATGACGGCAAGGCGGCAGCTCCGATGCATGGCTTCCAGGCCCATGTCGGACCGATGCGGTCGTCCTCACGCGGTGCGGTGACGCTTCGATCGGGGGACGCCAAGGACGCCCCGGTTATCCGGTTCAACTATATGAGCCACGAGGAAGACTGGCGCGATTTCCGCAAGGCT is a window from the Hoeflea sp. IMCC20628 genome containing:
- the betA gene encoding choline dehydrogenase, giving the protein MQADFVIIGAGSAGSAMAARLSEDGKHSVMVIEHGGSDFGPFIQMPAALSFPMNMSTYDWGYSTEPEANLGNRRLAAPRGKVIGGSSSINGMVFVRGHAEDFNHWADQGASGWSFADVLPYFKRMETSHQGGGIGGEEGWRGTDGPLHVQRGPAVNPLFQAFIDAGEQAGYGVTQDYNGSRQEGFGLMEQTIHKGQRWSTAEAYLKPALKRKNVSLVRGLAQRVVIENHRATGVEVEIHGKIQVVKARREVVIAASSFNSPKLLMLSGIGPGAHLAEHGIEVIADRPGVGANLQDHLEVYIQQECIQPITLYSKLNLISKAIIGAQWLFLRRGLGTSNQFEAAAFVRSAAGVPYPDIQFHFLPGAIRYDGKAAAPMHGFQAHVGPMRSSSRGAVTLRSGDAKDAPVIRFNYMSHEEDWRDFRKAVRIARDVFAQNAFDPYRGMEIQPGSDIQSDEEIDGFIREHAESAYHPCGTCRMGRADDPNAVVDPETRVIGVEGLRVADSSIFPRVTNGNLNGPSIMTGEKAADHILGRTPLAPSNLEPWMNPDWKTTDRLKQN